One Tolypothrix sp. PCC 7910 genomic window carries:
- a CDS encoding aldo/keto reductase yields the protein MVITQRRKLGRSELEVSPLCFGGNVFGWTIDENTSFEILDNFIASGGNFIDTADVYSTWVKGNIGGESETILGKWLKQRKNRDQVVIATKVGNDMGIKGKGLSRQHIQQAVEDSLQRLQTDYIDLYQSHIDDETTPLEETLETYAELIRQGKVRAIGASNYSAERLRKALEISRQHSYPRYESLQPRYNLYDRDGYEQDLQQISTEQGIGVINYSSLCSGFLTGKYRSEKDLSISLRGSSVKRYLNPRGLGILKAIDQIAKTYNSTPTQVSLAWLIANPTITAPIVSATKVEQLNDIIKSVNLHLDQDAIDLLNQASSSNT from the coding sequence ATGGTCATTACACAAAGACGTAAACTTGGACGTTCAGAACTAGAAGTATCACCATTATGTTTTGGTGGCAACGTGTTTGGTTGGACAATTGATGAAAATACTTCATTTGAGATTTTAGATAACTTTATAGCCTCTGGAGGTAATTTTATTGACACAGCTGATGTCTATTCCACATGGGTGAAAGGAAATATTGGTGGAGAGTCGGAGACAATTTTAGGAAAATGGCTCAAACAGCGTAAAAATCGTGACCAAGTGGTGATTGCAACTAAGGTTGGCAACGATATGGGCATTAAAGGCAAAGGGCTTTCTCGTCAACACATTCAACAAGCTGTTGAAGACTCATTGCAAAGGTTACAAACTGATTATATTGATTTATATCAATCGCATATTGACGATGAAACTACTCCACTTGAAGAAACTCTTGAAACCTACGCAGAGTTGATTCGTCAGGGAAAAGTACGTGCGATTGGTGCTTCAAATTATAGTGCAGAGCGTTTGCGGAAGGCATTAGAAATCAGCCGTCAGCATAGCTATCCTCGCTACGAGAGCCTTCAGCCCCGTTATAACTTGTATGACCGAGATGGTTATGAGCAGGATTTACAACAAATTTCCACTGAACAAGGAATTGGTGTAATTAACTATTCCTCTTTGTGCAGTGGCTTTCTCACTGGTAAATATCGCTCAGAAAAAGATTTGTCTATTAGTCTGCGTGGTAGTTCTGTCAAAAGATATTTAAATCCTCGTGGTTTAGGAATTCTAAAGGCGATTGATCAAATAGCAAAGACTTATAATTCTACTCCTACCCAAGTTTCTCTGGCGTGGCTCATTGCTAATCCCACTATTACTGCTCCTATTGTTAGCGCAACCAAGGTTGAGCAACTCAACGATATTATCAAATCTGTCAATCTTCATCTCGACCAAGATGCTATTGACCTTCTCAACCAAGCCAGTTCCTCAAACACTTAG
- a CDS encoding class I SAM-dependent methyltransferase: protein MRQNPTYHLSLLKALTLAFFVLASVMPPTVLANESEKATFNSTTTLQTILKSSHRSEQNRLRDKYRHPAETLEFFGLRSNMTLVELWPGGGWYTEILAPFLAPKGQLIVTNLTPSTSKPALAFQEKLAANPEIFGKVKVAQINPPNKLTLAPDNSVDMVVTFRNIHNWVKAGYDGQVYAAAYKALKPGGILGVEEHRAKVGTSLAESIKTGYMSEDGVIAAVQKAGFKLVGKSEINANPKDTKDYQGGVWTLPPTLSQGQKDKQRFLLIGESDRMTLKFVKPN, encoded by the coding sequence ATGAGACAAAATCCCACCTACCACCTTAGCTTACTGAAAGCCCTGACTCTAGCTTTCTTTGTATTGGCATCCGTAATGCCCCCAACTGTTTTAGCCAACGAAAGCGAAAAAGCGACATTCAACAGTACAACCACGCTCCAAACTATACTGAAGAGCAGTCATCGCTCAGAGCAGAATCGTCTCCGAGACAAGTACCGCCACCCCGCCGAAACTCTCGAATTCTTCGGTCTGCGCTCCAATATGACCCTAGTTGAATTATGGCCGGGGGGTGGGTGGTATACTGAGATATTAGCCCCATTTCTAGCACCCAAGGGACAACTCATAGTTACTAACTTGACTCCCAGCACGAGTAAACCCGCTTTGGCTTTCCAAGAGAAACTAGCAGCTAATCCAGAGATTTTTGGTAAGGTCAAAGTAGCCCAAATCAATCCCCCAAATAAACTTACCCTAGCCCCAGACAACTCTGTGGACATGGTTGTTACCTTCCGCAATATTCACAACTGGGTCAAAGCTGGCTATGACGGGCAGGTTTATGCAGCAGCTTACAAAGCACTCAAGCCAGGGGGCATCTTAGGGGTGGAAGAACACCGTGCCAAAGTGGGCACTTCTTTAGCTGAGAGTATAAAAACTGGCTATATGTCGGAAGACGGGGTAATTGCTGCTGTACAGAAAGCAGGCTTCAAATTGGTGGGCAAATCAGAAATTAATGCTAACCCAAAAGATACCAAAGACTATCAAGGTGGAGTGTGGACACTACCTCCAACCTTGAGCCAAGGGCAAAAGGATAAGCAACGCTTCCTTTTGATTGGAGAGAGCGATCGCATGACTCTTAAGTTCGTCAAACCAAACTGA
- a CDS encoding TIGR03643 family protein yields the protein MKLPNLDPQTIDRIIEMAWEDRTPFDVIQTQFGLQEKQVIALMRQQMKESSFHMWRERVTKRKTKHLSKREFIAGRFKSQNQKS from the coding sequence ATGAAGTTACCAAACCTTGATCCCCAAACTATTGATCGCATCATTGAAATGGCATGGGAAGATAGAACACCTTTTGATGTTATTCAAACTCAGTTTGGGCTACAAGAGAAACAGGTAATTGCCTTAATGCGACAGCAAATGAAAGAATCCAGTTTTCATATGTGGCGAGAGCGAGTTACCAAACGCAAGACAAAACATTTAAGTAAGCGAGAGTTTATTGCAGGTAGGTTTAAGTCACAAAATCAAAAATCATGA
- a CDS encoding HD domain-containing protein, giving the protein MQTYQLSLQNWSQESYIKAYRFAAHAHQGQKVPGSNIPYIMHLSFVSMEVIAALSIEKEHEGDLAIQCAILHDTIEDTNTTFEQIKTEFGESVANGVLALTKDNTLEKHLQMADSLRRIKEQPPEIWMVKLADRISNLQAPPHYWTQDKIIRYRQEGIEIYEALQDASSFLASRLATKIEDYKAFIK; this is encoded by the coding sequence ATGCAAACATATCAACTCAGCTTACAAAATTGGTCACAAGAAAGCTACATCAAAGCCTATAGATTTGCCGCACACGCCCATCAAGGTCAAAAAGTGCCAGGGTCAAACATACCCTACATCATGCACTTAAGTTTTGTAAGTATGGAAGTCATTGCAGCCCTCAGCATCGAAAAAGAACATGAGGGAGATTTAGCAATTCAATGTGCTATTTTACATGACACTATTGAAGACACCAATACAACTTTTGAGCAAATCAAAACCGAGTTTGGTGAATCAGTAGCTAACGGTGTACTTGCATTGACTAAAGATAATACCCTCGAAAAACATCTTCAAATGGCAGATAGTTTGCGAAGAATAAAAGAGCAACCGCCAGAAATATGGATGGTAAAATTAGCAGATAGAATCAGCAACCTACAAGCACCTCCACATTACTGGACTCAAGACAAAATTATTCGATATCGACAAGAAGGTATTGAAATTTATGAAGCTTTGCAGGATGCAAGCTCGTTTCTGGCTTCACGCTTGGCTACAAAAATTGAAGATTACAAGGCATTTATCAAGTAA
- a CDS encoding DUF3696 domain-containing protein produces the protein MISSLQLLNFKAFENQLVEFKLLTLLSGYNNTAKSSVLQALSLLHQSHSSGLLQNTGLLLNGNLVNIGRARDALYENAKQDYVGLELSLKNESQGTWHFNYNSLEREADVLELGFKSVDADVYESSIFNGEFHHLQSERAATASGILNYQRRQVKQIGALGEYTAHFLYTYGNQAIPIAQLAHPQAKSMNLLDQVEAWMGEISPDLRIQVNAHLDMDLVNLKFSDHVGYGITYVLPIVVATLASNPGALILIEHPETGLHNQAQTKLGKLLALAAKCGVQVVVETHSDQILNGIRLAVHDGKLEPEDVQLHYFQHQENQGQAFIKVVSPRINRDGRIDRWPDGFFDEWENSLTVLLEPAKL, from the coding sequence ATGATTAGCTCATTACAACTGCTAAATTTTAAAGCATTTGAGAATCAATTGGTTGAATTCAAATTGCTTACCCTACTCTCTGGTTATAATAACACTGCTAAATCCTCTGTATTGCAAGCACTATCACTGCTACATCAATCTCACTCCTCTGGGTTACTACAAAACACAGGTTTATTGCTCAATGGGAATTTGGTAAATATTGGTAGGGCACGGGACGCTTTGTATGAAAATGCAAAACAAGATTATGTAGGCTTGGAGCTAAGTTTAAAAAACGAAAGTCAAGGAACATGGCACTTTAACTACAACTCATTAGAGAGAGAAGCTGATGTTTTAGAACTTGGATTTAAATCTGTTGATGCCGATGTTTATGAGTCAAGCATTTTCAATGGAGAATTTCATCACCTTCAATCAGAACGTGCAGCAACTGCATCAGGAATATTAAATTACCAAAGGCGACAAGTTAAACAAATTGGTGCGCTTGGCGAATATACAGCACATTTTCTTTATACCTACGGTAATCAAGCAATCCCCATCGCTCAACTCGCTCACCCACAAGCGAAATCAATGAATTTGCTAGACCAAGTTGAGGCATGGATGGGAGAAATAAGCCCTGATCTACGCATCCAAGTTAATGCACATCTAGATATGGATTTGGTTAACTTAAAATTTAGTGACCATGTTGGATACGGCATTACTTACGTTCTACCAATTGTCGTGGCAACCCTAGCATCAAATCCAGGTGCGTTAATTCTTATTGAACACCCAGAAACCGGACTCCACAACCAAGCACAAACAAAGCTGGGTAAATTGTTAGCACTGGCTGCTAAGTGTGGTGTTCAAGTTGTAGTAGAAACTCATAGCGACCAGATTTTAAATGGAATTCGTCTTGCTGTTCATGATGGTAAACTTGAGCCAGAAGATGTGCAATTACATTACTTTCAACATCAAGAAAACCAAGGTCAAGCTTTTATTAAAGTTGTGTCACCACGTATTAATCGGGACGGCAGAATTGACCGCTGGCCTGATGGGTTCTTTGATGAATGGGAAAACAGTTTAACAGTTTTATTAGAACCTGCAAAATTATAA
- a CDS encoding Nif11-like leader peptide family natural product precursor: MDESLNTAQSQLQVMEFFATVLQDKELLNRLMQAMAAKDNAAMITIAAERGYNFSQESLHQGLTKIFHLIEPIMQEQNLAVSKE; encoded by the coding sequence ATGGATGAGTCACTAAATACTGCTCAAAGCCAACTACAAGTTATGGAATTTTTTGCAACAGTCCTCCAAGATAAAGAGTTGTTAAATCGGCTGATGCAAGCAATGGCTGCAAAAGATAACGCTGCAATGATCACTATAGCTGCCGAGCGTGGCTATAACTTTTCTCAAGAATCGTTGCACCAGGGTTTAACGAAAATATTCCATTTGATTGAGCCAATCATGCAAGAGCAAAATTTAGCCGTGTCTAAAGAGTAG
- a CDS encoding HNH endonuclease domain-containing protein, with protein MSLGSIIISTILKHDNKVTSYKIALLRAINDVVLSFPDLRNKKANVAVPLRLLAQFWVAYYWPFVKASEPILQGQRATLDGQLRNDMSFRPQLEKLRCEWETTVGGINSPSDGFYLINELRVPRKYQVYSQSLRQAYQAALAAISKAIEMPVKYAGPGNWSVFAKPVKYAELSTQVVAIPGTKIQDKCLLIQADLWQTFGEMSLWIEALCIHEWCLFTEKVQQEKHSRANRGFIYQMLTDRPDNRRPLSWERNHVDLLLMEGTEFVCPWTQKRIASSTRYDLDHLLPLSLYPINELWNLVPADPDFNSHTKRDRLPSQAKLRLAQPSLELAYRNYSKSGSLSLALQEDVAVRFSSVFGDAACFPGVLSAAVVDLIDVFAESRNLARF; from the coding sequence ATGTCATTGGGAAGCATAATTATCAGCACGATTCTCAAGCATGATAATAAGGTCACAAGTTATAAAATTGCTTTGCTGCGTGCGATTAATGATGTCGTCCTCAGCTTCCCTGATTTGCGGAACAAAAAAGCAAATGTGGCAGTACCTTTACGTCTACTAGCGCAGTTTTGGGTAGCTTACTACTGGCCCTTTGTCAAAGCAAGCGAACCCATCTTACAAGGACAACGAGCAACGCTTGACGGCCAATTGCGAAATGATATGTCGTTTCGTCCTCAGTTAGAGAAATTGCGTTGTGAGTGGGAAACGACTGTTGGCGGAATCAATAGCCCTAGCGATGGCTTTTACTTGATCAATGAGCTTAGAGTTCCGCGAAAATATCAAGTTTACTCACAATCATTACGTCAAGCTTACCAAGCTGCCCTTGCTGCTATTAGTAAAGCAATTGAAATGCCAGTTAAATATGCTGGCCCTGGCAACTGGAGTGTGTTTGCTAAACCAGTAAAGTATGCAGAACTTAGCACCCAAGTTGTAGCAATTCCTGGCACAAAAATACAGGATAAATGCTTATTAATTCAAGCTGACTTGTGGCAAACATTTGGTGAAATGTCACTATGGATTGAAGCACTTTGCATTCATGAATGGTGCTTGTTCACAGAGAAAGTGCAACAGGAAAAGCACTCTAGGGCCAATCGAGGTTTTATTTATCAGATGCTAACAGATAGACCAGACAACCGCAGACCTTTAAGTTGGGAACGCAACCATGTAGATTTACTGTTGATGGAAGGAACAGAGTTTGTTTGCCCGTGGACTCAAAAGCGAATTGCTTCTAGTACTCGCTACGATTTAGACCACCTTTTACCCTTATCCCTTTACCCAATCAATGAACTTTGGAATTTAGTACCTGCTGACCCTGATTTTAATTCACACACCAAGCGCGATCGCCTTCCTTCCCAAGCAAAATTACGGCTGGCTCAACCTTCTTTAGAATTAGCTTACAGAAACTACAGTAAATCTGGTTCACTATCGCTAGCACTTCAAGAAGATGTGGCTGTTAGATTTTCGAGTGTCTTTGGTGATGCTGCTTGTTTTCCTGGTGTACTGTCAGCTGCTGTTGTTGACCTCATTGATGTTTTTGCTGAATCTCGTAACTTAGCTCGCTTTTGA